The Saprospiraceae bacterium genome includes a window with the following:
- a CDS encoding CBS domain-containing protein, with protein MLPVKSVMTSEVISVPEDMILKEVNYIFEKEMIHHIPVVDQYQRCVGMISRSDMLLLLDWGTKLNLPSSERKNIFLLTSNLAKDMMETNVLKVTRDDLIGKCVDIFKENYFHALPVVDEDGRLEGIITTYDLMILAYTDKGLLPG; from the coding sequence ATGCTGCCAGTCAAATCCGTAATGACATCAGAAGTAATCAGCGTCCCTGAAGACATGATTCTCAAAGAGGTCAATTACATTTTTGAAAAAGAAATGATTCATCACATACCTGTCGTTGATCAGTACCAAAGATGCGTGGGTATGATATCCAGATCCGACATGTTGTTGTTACTGGATTGGGGCACCAAGTTAAATTTGCCTTCCAGTGAAAGAAAAAACATCTTTTTATTGACCAGTAATCTGGCAAAAGATATGATGGAGACGAATGTTTTAAAAGTTACCCGTGATGACCTGATAGGCAAATGTGTCGATATTTTTAAAGAAAACTATTTTCACGCCTTGCCGGTAGTAGATGAAGACGGCAGATTGGAAGGTATTATTACCACGTATGATCTTATGATACTTGCCTACACAGATAAAGGATTGCTTCCAGGCTGA
- a CDS encoding S8 family serine peptidase — protein MKMLILWFSYSKKRKNFMRIEGFMKIVICLCCIFVFAAGFVLFTNPIPDKLDTDIQNQIKIGAKEIEYLVIMKDQAIIPSLKSKTKSEKAHLVYHLLKNHASTSQNALRNLLETENADYHSYYVVNAIWVRSDIRLLMKIAERTDVSAINSNPWIRMQEPEVSKEVASLRSAEPEWGILKIKADSVWMQGFKGQGVVVGGQDTGYDWEVSPLKDKYRGFIDENADHNYNWHDAVHENNPRFADTLLNPCGYSIKVPCDDNNHGTHTMGTMVGEDEENKIGVAPEAKWIACRNMDRGWGKPSTYIECFEWFLAPYDLDGKKADPDLAPHVINNSWGCPEIEGCNTSNWEIMEQVVKNLKASGVMVVVSAGNDGNQGCGSINTPAAMFEASFSVGSVRQNDTISGFSSRGPVLVDSSYRLKPDVVAPGQGVRSVIRNGNYASYNGTSMAGPHVAGMVALLISANPNLSGEVEALENIIRSSAEPLVSPQDCGDFAGMNIPNATYGYGRIDAMRALKLALDFTQSTAADPIISGLSVFPNPANETIVFSFDSADSDTTIDRLEIIDLTGRIVGNYKYNMSRVQVQIPLSGIQPGVYYYKVHAGSTIIAGKFLKI, from the coding sequence ATGAAAATGTTAATTTTGTGGTTTAGTTATTCAAAAAAAAGAAAGAATTTTATGCGGATTGAAGGATTTATGAAAATTGTGATTTGCCTTTGTTGCATTTTTGTATTTGCTGCGGGTTTTGTGCTGTTTACAAATCCAATTCCGGATAAACTGGATACGGATATTCAGAATCAGATAAAAATTGGAGCTAAAGAAATAGAGTATTTAGTGATTATGAAAGACCAGGCAATCATTCCCTCACTAAAGAGTAAAACAAAATCTGAAAAAGCACATCTGGTGTATCATCTTTTAAAAAATCATGCATCAACAAGCCAAAATGCATTAAGAAACTTACTCGAAACTGAGAATGCTGATTACCATTCGTATTATGTGGTAAATGCAATATGGGTTCGTTCAGACATCAGATTACTGATGAAAATTGCAGAAAGGACCGATGTGTCAGCCATCAACAGCAATCCATGGATCAGGATGCAGGAGCCGGAAGTATCAAAAGAAGTAGCTTCCCTCAGAAGTGCAGAACCTGAATGGGGTATTCTAAAAATAAAGGCAGACAGCGTTTGGATGCAGGGTTTCAAGGGACAAGGAGTGGTAGTCGGTGGTCAGGACACAGGTTATGATTGGGAAGTTAGTCCTTTAAAAGATAAATACAGAGGATTTATCGATGAAAATGCAGACCATAATTATAACTGGCATGACGCCGTCCATGAAAACAATCCAAGATTTGCGGATACTTTGCTCAACCCATGTGGCTACAGTATTAAAGTACCTTGTGATGATAACAATCATGGTACTCACACGATGGGAACTATGGTAGGTGAAGATGAAGAAAACAAAATTGGTGTTGCTCCCGAAGCTAAATGGATCGCCTGCAGAAATATGGACAGAGGATGGGGAAAGCCCAGCACTTACATTGAGTGTTTTGAGTGGTTTCTGGCACCTTATGATCTGGATGGGAAAAAAGCTGATCCCGATTTAGCTCCGCATGTTATCAATAATTCATGGGGCTGCCCGGAAATAGAAGGTTGTAATACATCCAATTGGGAAATTATGGAACAAGTAGTTAAAAATCTGAAAGCATCCGGTGTAATGGTAGTTGTCTCCGCAGGAAATGACGGAAATCAGGGATGTGGTTCTATCAATACACCTGCTGCGATGTTTGAAGCATCCTTTTCAGTAGGTTCAGTCAGACAAAACGATACGATTTCAGGATTCAGCAGTAGAGGTCCTGTATTGGTAGATAGTAGCTACAGATTGAAACCGGATGTGGTAGCACCGGGTCAGGGTGTACGATCAGTAATTCGAAACGGAAATTATGCATCTTACAACGGAACAAGTATGGCAGGTCCGCATGTGGCAGGGATGGTTGCTCTTCTTATTTCTGCCAATCCAAATCTTTCCGGTGAAGTTGAAGCATTGGAAAATATCATCAGATCTTCAGCTGAACCATTAGTTTCTCCACAGGATTGTGGCGATTTTGCAGGGATGAACATTCCAAATGCCACGTATGGTTATGGGAGGATAGATGCGATGCGGGCTTTAAAGCTTGCATTGGATTTTACGCAAAGTACAGCAGCAGATCCAATAATCAGTGGGTTAAGTGTCTTTCCGAATCCTGCGAATGAAACGATTGTTTTTTCTTTTGACAGTGCCGATTCAGATACGACTATAGATAGATTGGAAATTATAGACTTAACCGGGAGAATCGTTGGTAACTATAAATATAATATGAGCAGAGTGCAGGTGCAGATTCCTTTATCGGGAATTCAACCGGGTGTGTATTATTACAAAGTACATGCAGGAAGTACAATTATTGCAGGAAAATTTTTAAAAATCTGA
- a CDS encoding ATP-binding cassette domain-containing protein: MADSLQDKKEEKVIVIKELYKSFGKNDVLKNFNLEVFKNEALVVLGKSGSGKSVLIKCIIGLLRPDSGSIKVFGEEVTSMEHVVLDRLRMRIGFLFQSNALYDSMTVRENLEFPLRRHGVEYTKAEVNIAVEEVLQNVGLPHTQKMLPSELSGGMKKRIALARTLILKPEIILYDEPTTGLDPITAREISDLMVEVQEKYSSSSIVISHDINCVKVVANRIALLVDGKCYMTGTFDELQNSQDLKVKPFFI; encoded by the coding sequence ATGGCCGACAGCCTTCAGGATAAAAAGGAAGAAAAAGTGATCGTTATCAAAGAGTTGTATAAATCCTTTGGCAAAAATGATGTACTTAAAAATTTTAATCTCGAAGTTTTTAAAAACGAAGCGTTGGTAGTATTAGGTAAGTCAGGGTCCGGCAAATCAGTATTGATAAAGTGTATCATTGGCTTGCTCAGACCTGATTCGGGTAGCATAAAAGTATTTGGGGAGGAAGTTACGTCCATGGAGCATGTAGTATTGGACCGCCTAAGAATGCGGATTGGCTTTCTTTTTCAAAGTAATGCACTCTATGATTCAATGACTGTAAGAGAAAATCTGGAATTTCCGTTAAGGAGACATGGTGTTGAGTACACGAAAGCTGAAGTAAATATTGCTGTTGAAGAAGTATTGCAAAACGTTGGCCTTCCACATACACAAAAAATGCTTCCATCTGAACTGTCAGGTGGGATGAAAAAAAGAATAGCATTAGCAAGGACGCTTATTTTGAAGCCGGAAATAATTTTATATGATGAGCCCACCACCGGGTTGGACCCGATTACGGCAAGGGAAATAAGTGATCTGATGGTAGAAGTTCAGGAAAAATATAGCTCATCATCGATTGTAATTTCTCATGATATCAATTGTGTTAAAGTAGTTGCGAATCGCATTGCATTATTGGTGGATGGGAAGTGTTATATGACAGGTACTTTTGATGAGCTTCAAAATTCACAGGATTTAAAGGTTAAACCATTTTTTATTTAA
- a CDS encoding response regulator — protein MAYKILIIEDNKNVRENLAELLELAGYEAITAENGKLGVIKACEVIPDLILCDIMMPEMDGFGVLRVISHQPSTMHIPFLFLTAKAEKEDFRKGMGLGADDYITKPFDDVELLDTIELRLKKSAGLKKHFDNTEQGFQHFINEARAQKEFDKLSENREIRSYHKRDMIYQHGNYPKWLYFIASGSVKCYQINEFGKELITQVYKKGDFFGYLPLLMNEPYHDYASAIEDCEIRFIPANDFTLLLLNNREVSAKFIRMLANYAEETEKQLIELAYSSVRKKVANALLKFNELKDSSKMAILRDDIANMAGSAKETVIRTLSDFKHEGLISIDENRIRLLNIDKLKNMPQ, from the coding sequence ATGGCTTATAAAATATTAATAATAGAAGACAATAAAAATGTTAGAGAAAATCTGGCAGAACTATTGGAATTGGCAGGATATGAAGCCATAACTGCTGAGAATGGGAAATTGGGCGTCATAAAAGCCTGTGAAGTCATTCCGGACCTGATATTATGTGATATAATGATGCCTGAAATGGATGGTTTTGGTGTTCTTCGGGTCATTTCGCATCAACCTTCCACGATGCATATTCCATTTTTGTTCCTGACGGCAAAAGCTGAAAAAGAAGATTTCCGCAAAGGAATGGGATTGGGAGCTGATGATTATATTACCAAACCCTTTGATGATGTAGAACTTTTGGACACGATAGAGTTGCGATTGAAGAAAAGTGCCGGACTAAAGAAGCATTTTGATAATACAGAACAGGGTTTCCAGCACTTTATCAATGAAGCAAGAGCACAAAAAGAGTTTGATAAATTATCTGAAAACAGAGAAATACGTTCTTATCATAAAAGAGATATGATCTATCAGCATGGTAATTATCCCAAGTGGCTTTATTTTATTGCTTCCGGCAGTGTCAAATGCTATCAGATAAATGAATTTGGAAAAGAACTGATCACCCAGGTGTACAAAAAGGGTGATTTTTTTGGTTACTTACCATTATTAATGAATGAGCCTTATCATGATTATGCATCCGCTATTGAAGACTGTGAAATCCGATTTATTCCGGCAAATGATTTTACATTGTTATTATTAAATAATCGGGAAGTTTCAGCTAAATTTATCAGAATGTTAGCCAATTATGCGGAAGAAACAGAAAAGCAACTCATTGAATTGGCTTACAGCTCTGTCCGAAAAAAAGTTGCCAACGCATTATTGAAATTTAATGAACTGAAAGACAGCAGCAAAATGGCTATTTTGAGAGATGACATCGCTAATATGGCGGGAAGTGCAAAAGAGACGGTCATCAGAACTCTGTCTGATTTCAAACATGAAGGACTGATATCTATTGACGAAAACAGAATCAGATTACTGAATATAGATAAGCTTAAAAATATGCCTCAATAG
- a CDS encoding MCE family protein, whose translation MEKQDSRNIKLGAMVLLGTLFLIMSLYFIGNHQNMFRSTFKIYADFKHVDGLLKGNTVRFAGIDIGTVKSVDIISDSSIRVSMVLKNQAKDFLKKNAIASISTDGLMGNKIVSISTVNVASDFIEDGDMLQTIHPVGTDEILRKLSKTNDDISVIASNIRTLTEKMQHPDALVGLLGDTIISKHIKDAVFNIRVTSQRTATITGDLSNIIKETKEGKGLIGGLLTDTSFTDNLNQTIVTINAISDTLAEITGDFRFMSKKISSGEGAIGAILMDTTIVPQLNLSLKNIEYGSKGAGEIMDALKQSFLFRGYFKKKEKERLKQDK comes from the coding sequence ATGGAAAAACAAGATTCAAGAAACATAAAACTGGGAGCAATGGTGTTGTTGGGGACACTATTTTTAATTATGTCTCTCTATTTTATTGGTAATCATCAAAATATGTTCCGATCTACATTTAAGATTTATGCAGATTTCAAACATGTGGATGGATTGTTGAAAGGGAATACGGTGCGATTCGCAGGAATTGATATTGGTACAGTCAAATCAGTTGATATCATTTCAGATTCCAGTATCAGGGTCTCCATGGTATTAAAGAATCAGGCAAAAGATTTTCTGAAAAAGAATGCCATTGCCAGTATCAGTACGGATGGATTAATGGGAAATAAAATAGTAAGTATATCAACGGTTAATGTCGCTTCAGATTTTATTGAAGACGGAGACATGCTGCAAACGATACATCCTGTGGGTACAGACGAAATTTTAAGAAAACTGAGTAAAACCAATGATGACATCTCAGTGATCGCATCCAATATCAGAACGCTTACTGAAAAAATGCAACATCCGGATGCTTTAGTTGGATTGCTCGGAGATACTATAATCTCTAAACATATAAAAGATGCAGTGTTTAACATCAGAGTTACCAGTCAACGTACCGCTACTATCACCGGCGATCTGTCCAATATCATCAAAGAAACAAAAGAAGGCAAAGGTTTAATCGGTGGATTACTTACGGATACTTCTTTTACCGACAATTTAAATCAAACTATTGTCACCATCAACGCTATTTCTGACACACTTGCCGAAATCACAGGTGATTTCAGATTTATGTCTAAAAAGATTTCTTCCGGAGAAGGAGCAATCGGAGCTATATTGATGGACACTACCATCGTACCCCAATTGAATCTAAGCTTAAAAAATATCGAATATGGTTCAAAAGGAGCCGGAGAAATTATGGACGCCTTGAAACAAAGCTTTTTGTTCAGAGGATACTTTAAAAAGAAAGAAAAAGAACGTTTGAAACAAGATAAATAA
- a CDS encoding metallophosphoesterase → MQNSIIVLFFLFFFIKTEGQPVRVPASYSNIGQDSAGIYFQKSDKKYYASSEAPKYSLKQLFGNPKGTESGLEMDFGSFEGNVIYGLIPYNQIKHPLPIFRFTKEIKEGKIDINIISDFKYPYDFVGWKENEKLTLGYRLIDKKGLIVYDGEVSVKGKGPFEIAPAIYEGPFINKVTDSGVSIWCNTNLPVQTSLEIDGKTYKKPIADTFHQWDIQNLRPNTSYEYTVHYGEFKQQYTCRTAPTKGSQDPFKFGYTSDSRSATGGGERNIFGANVYIMKKIGALANQEKVSFVQFTGDMINGYLNNNEEMQLQYTNWKKSIEPFWHYIPYNVGMGNHEALGYIFRDEAGKQIGFVDKFPYETESAEAAFQEAFVNPENGPVSEDDNKYDPDKNNTDFPSYKENVYYYVHGNVAMIVLNSDYWFAPTLKNDVSTSGGLHGYLLDNQIEWLKKTIEMLEKDRDIDHVFVTQHTPAFPNGGHSGDDMWYSGNNDKRPYIAGKPVEKGIIERRDEYLDILINQSSKVVAILTGDEHNYNYMKITSEVPIYPENYPHAKLNISRPIYQINNGAAGAPYYAQEVLPWSAHTKSFSVENALCIFSVNGKKIEMKVINPDTLNEIDSLELR, encoded by the coding sequence ATGCAAAACTCCATTATAGTACTTTTTTTCCTATTCTTTTTCATAAAGACTGAAGGTCAACCGGTAAGAGTGCCTGCCTCTTATTCCAATATAGGTCAGGATAGCGCCGGTATATATTTTCAAAAATCAGATAAAAAGTACTATGCATCATCGGAAGCACCAAAATATTCCTTAAAACAACTTTTTGGTAATCCGAAAGGAACAGAATCAGGATTGGAAATGGATTTCGGCAGTTTTGAAGGCAATGTCATTTACGGATTAATTCCTTACAATCAAATCAAACACCCCTTACCCATCTTCAGGTTTACAAAAGAAATAAAAGAGGGCAAAATTGATATCAATATCATCAGTGATTTTAAATATCCTTATGACTTTGTTGGTTGGAAAGAAAATGAAAAGTTGACTTTGGGATACAGGCTTATCGATAAAAAAGGGCTCATCGTTTATGATGGCGAAGTATCGGTCAAGGGAAAAGGTCCATTTGAAATCGCACCGGCGATTTATGAAGGTCCGTTTATAAATAAAGTGACAGATTCCGGAGTAAGCATTTGGTGTAATACGAATCTGCCTGTCCAAACATCTTTAGAAATAGATGGAAAAACGTATAAAAAACCTATCGCAGACACCTTTCATCAATGGGACATCCAAAACCTAAGGCCCAATACATCGTATGAATATACTGTCCATTATGGTGAATTTAAACAACAATATACCTGCAGAACAGCACCAACAAAAGGAAGTCAGGATCCCTTCAAATTCGGATATACCAGTGACAGCAGAAGTGCGACGGGTGGAGGAGAGAGAAATATCTTTGGTGCCAATGTTTATATTATGAAGAAGATTGGTGCATTGGCCAATCAAGAGAAAGTTTCTTTTGTACAGTTCACCGGAGATATGATCAACGGATATCTGAATAATAACGAAGAAATGCAGCTACAGTACACTAATTGGAAAAAATCGATTGAGCCTTTCTGGCATTATATCCCGTATAATGTCGGTATGGGAAATCACGAAGCATTGGGATATATTTTCAGAGATGAAGCAGGAAAACAGATAGGTTTTGTAGATAAATTTCCTTACGAAACAGAATCTGCTGAAGCTGCATTCCAAGAAGCATTTGTAAATCCTGAAAATGGACCTGTCAGCGAAGACGATAATAAATATGATCCCGACAAAAATAATACTGACTTCCCGTCATACAAAGAAAATGTTTATTATTATGTACACGGAAATGTAGCCATGATTGTGCTGAACAGTGATTATTGGTTTGCCCCCACACTAAAAAATGATGTTTCTACCAGCGGAGGTCTTCATGGTTATCTGTTGGACAATCAAATTGAATGGCTCAAAAAAACCATAGAAATGCTGGAAAAAGACAGAGATATTGATCATGTTTTTGTGACGCAACATACACCGGCTTTTCCCAATGGCGGTCATAGTGGTGACGATATGTGGTATAGTGGCAATAATGACAAACGACCGTACATTGCCGGCAAACCTGTTGAAAAAGGCATCATCGAAAGAAGGGATGAATATCTGGATATCCTTATCAACCAAAGCAGTAAAGTGGTTGCTATCCTGACAGGTGATGAGCATAACTATAATTACATGAAAATTACTTCTGAAGTACCCATCTATCCTGAAAATTATCCGCATGCAAAACTCAACATCAGCAGACCGATTTATCAGATCAACAACGGAGCTGCCGGAGCTCCATACTATGCCCAGGAAGTATTACCTTGGAGTGCACACACCAAATCTTTTAGTGTCGAAAATGCGCTCTGTATATTTTCTGTAAATGGCAAAAAAATAGAAATGAAAGTGATCAATCCGGATACATTAAATGAGATTGATTCGCTGGAGCTAAGGTAA
- a CDS encoding SMP-30/gluconolactonase/LRE family protein — protein MSNTVKVFVILIFVIAFFAIRTLWYAGTFKVLSDFSDDKVELINGIVGAEDITIDHATGLALVSSTDRRKSNDQNNLKGAIYQLDFMSVPPTFKELTAGFDQKDFRPHGISLYIEPTDSTKWLFVVNHRLNGHFIEIFQYTDSTLIHSETIQHELILHPNDVVGVGKRSFYFTNDHDSDGGGMSRLEDFLLIGTGSVGYFDGETMTLLDEGIRYANGINIDQNREKLYVAACTDGSINVYNLNPFKKLRQIKCNSGIDNLEWDSEGNLWTGAHPKLLQFLSHSKDPLKRSPSQVLKIDVQDINNPIVTQVYLNDGNPLSGSSVAAVYKDRLLIGGVFDDGVLQVKMNK, from the coding sequence ATGAGCAACACAGTCAAAGTTTTCGTTATTTTAATATTTGTTATTGCCTTTTTTGCAATACGCACTTTGTGGTATGCAGGTACATTTAAAGTTTTGTCAGACTTTAGTGATGATAAAGTTGAATTGATAAATGGTATAGTTGGCGCAGAAGACATAACTATTGACCATGCAACAGGTTTGGCATTGGTTTCATCGACCGACAGGCGAAAATCCAACGATCAGAATAATCTCAAAGGAGCTATTTATCAGCTTGATTTTATGAGTGTACCGCCAACATTTAAGGAATTAACAGCAGGATTTGATCAGAAAGACTTCAGACCGCATGGAATTTCATTATATATCGAGCCTACGGATAGTACCAAATGGCTGTTCGTCGTCAATCATCGGTTAAATGGTCATTTCATCGAAATATTTCAGTACACAGATAGCACTTTAATACATTCAGAAACCATTCAACACGAGTTGATTTTACATCCCAATGATGTTGTTGGTGTCGGGAAACGTTCATTTTATTTTACAAATGATCACGATTCAGATGGAGGTGGAATGTCCCGATTGGAAGATTTTCTTTTGATCGGAACAGGGAGTGTCGGATATTTTGATGGAGAAACTATGACTTTATTAGATGAAGGAATCCGATATGCAAATGGTATCAACATTGATCAGAATCGCGAAAAATTGTACGTGGCAGCCTGTACTGATGGAAGTATCAATGTCTATAATTTAAATCCTTTCAAAAAACTAAGGCAGATTAAATGTAATTCGGGAATAGATAATCTGGAATGGGATTCTGAAGGGAATCTCTGGACAGGAGCACACCCCAAATTACTGCAATTTCTAAGCCATTCGAAAGATCCACTGAAACGTTCGCCCAGTCAGGTTTTGAAGATTGATGTCCAGGATATAAATAACCCCATTGTAACGCAAGTTTATCTGAATGACGGTAATCCATTGTCAGGTTCGTCCGTTGCAGCAGTTTATAAAGACAGATTGCTCATCGGAGGTGTATTTGATGATGGCGTCCTGCAGGTAAAAATGAATAAGTAA
- a CDS encoding lipoprotein signal peptidase, with protein sequence MSVKKSTLAALTILVIIVIDQISKVYVKMNIHYGDGFDIFGLSWAKIHFVENEGMAFGLTFGGLTGKYILSIFRILMVGFLFYILKTMLKNNETKGLLISFSLIIAGALGNIIDSAFYGMIFSESYFHGGLATLFPAEGGYGSFLTGKVVDMLYFPMIDTVLPEWIPFWGGQRFEFFRPVFNVADSAITVGVVSILLFHKRFFNAEHHKPKDEEIVLTTSDDNVEIQK encoded by the coding sequence ATCTCAGTGAAGAAAAGCACATTAGCAGCACTTACCATATTGGTCATAATTGTGATAGATCAGATTTCAAAGGTATATGTTAAAATGAACATACATTATGGTGACGGCTTTGACATATTCGGATTATCATGGGCCAAAATCCATTTTGTAGAAAATGAAGGCATGGCATTTGGCCTGACATTCGGAGGATTAACCGGTAAATATATTCTGAGTATTTTCAGAATTCTGATGGTTGGCTTTCTTTTTTACATCCTTAAGACGATGTTGAAAAATAACGAAACGAAAGGATTGCTTATTAGTTTTTCTTTAATTATTGCCGGTGCATTGGGTAATATCATAGACAGTGCATTTTATGGGATGATCTTTTCAGAATCTTATTTCCACGGTGGATTGGCTACTTTATTTCCTGCAGAAGGCGGTTATGGCAGTTTTCTGACAGGCAAAGTGGTAGATATGTTATATTTCCCCATGATCGATACGGTGCTACCTGAATGGATTCCATTCTGGGGTGGACAGAGATTTGAGTTTTTCAGACCTGTTTTTAATGTCGCAGATTCAGCTATAACTGTTGGAGTTGTGAGTATTCTGCTTTTCCACAAGAGATTTTTTAATGCGGAGCATCATAAACCAAAAGATGAAGAGATTGTTTTGACAACATCCGATGATAACGTTGAAATTCAAAAGTAA
- a CDS encoding ABC transporter permease: MSSFTGRFFLEFYKPKYEFRELLRQCYFVGYKSLSLVLTTAFIMGLVLTIQTRPTLIEFGAESWLPGMVSVSLIREISPMITGLICAGKIGSGIGAELGSMKVTEQIDAMEVSGTNPYKYLVVTRVLACTFMIPLLSILGNGIAMFGSFLGTNIKGNITWDLYWQQAYNALEFSDFIPALIKTFFFGFAIGIIGCYKGYHSEKGTEGVGQSANSAVVVASLLVFLIDLVAVQITDILGFT, translated from the coding sequence ATGTCATCATTTACCGGCAGGTTTTTTTTGGAATTTTATAAACCAAAGTACGAATTCAGGGAACTCCTCAGACAATGCTATTTTGTAGGATATAAATCTTTGTCTCTTGTTTTGACTACCGCGTTTATCATGGGATTGGTACTTACCATACAGACAAGACCCACTTTGATTGAATTCGGTGCAGAGTCCTGGTTGCCCGGAATGGTTTCCGTTTCTTTGATTCGGGAGATTTCTCCGATGATCACAGGATTGATTTGTGCAGGTAAAATAGGGTCAGGAATCGGGGCTGAGTTAGGGTCTATGAAGGTAACCGAACAAATAGACGCCATGGAAGTGTCGGGAACAAATCCTTACAAGTACTTAGTGGTAACCAGAGTTTTGGCCTGCACTTTTATGATTCCATTATTATCCATACTTGGAAATGGAATCGCAATGTTCGGATCCTTTTTAGGAACAAATATAAAAGGCAATATTACATGGGATCTTTATTGGCAACAGGCTTATAATGCACTTGAATTTTCGGATTTTATACCGGCGCTTATCAAAACATTTTTTTTCGGTTTTGCCATCGGTATCATTGGTTGTTATAAAGGTTACCATTCAGAAAAGGGAACAGAAGGGGTAGGGCAGTCTGCTAATTCAGCGGTGGTGGTTGCTTCCTTATTGGTTTTTTTGATAGATCTGGTGGCAGTACAGATAACGGATATCCTTGGATTTACATAA
- a CDS encoding PAS domain-containing sensor histidine kinase, translated as MLHSDLLLRLKSVFETAVDGIIVIDEKGIIEELNPSAARLFQYDVTELVGKNVSLLMQPDDSRLHDGYLENYKRTGVAKIIGIGREVQGLTKSGKVFPFWLSVNKVQLDDKLIFTGFIHDLTDVRLAEKRLNALNHELEDKVVQRTYELESVINRLLDLNKRFEEEIKAHIFTESLLKQKEKELTDSLAKEKELGELKSRFVSMASHEFRTPLSTILSSAALLSRYTEAAQQENRDKHILKIKAAVYHLTGILNDFLSLSKVDEGKIVVHSELFNLKNMGTELIEELSTLLKEKQQINYSFIGSEEMICTDAKILKNVLINILANAIKYSEAGTEINFDIIRDSKFSCIHVKDQGIGIPEADQKYLFERFFRASNVTNMEGTGLGLHIVKKYLELLNAEITYSSRINEGSTFTITIPEN; from the coding sequence ATGCTGCACAGTGACCTTCTGTTAAGGTTGAAATCTGTTTTTGAAACCGCAGTTGATGGAATCATTGTGATTGATGAAAAAGGTATTATTGAAGAATTGAATCCATCAGCAGCCAGGCTGTTTCAATATGATGTAACTGAGTTAGTTGGCAAGAATGTTTCATTGCTCATGCAACCGGATGATTCCAGACTTCATGACGGATATCTTGAAAACTATAAAAGAACCGGTGTTGCAAAAATAATTGGAATTGGCAGAGAAGTGCAGGGACTTACCAAATCCGGCAAGGTTTTTCCTTTTTGGTTGTCCGTCAATAAAGTTCAGCTTGATGACAAACTTATCTTTACCGGATTTATACATGATCTGACCGATGTTCGTCTGGCAGAAAAAAGATTGAATGCGCTTAATCATGAATTGGAAGACAAAGTAGTTCAGCGTACTTATGAACTGGAGAGTGTCATCAACAGACTGCTTGACTTAAACAAAAGATTTGAAGAGGAGATAAAGGCGCACATCTTTACAGAGTCTTTATTAAAACAGAAAGAGAAGGAATTGACAGATAGTCTTGCAAAGGAAAAAGAACTTGGTGAGCTGAAATCGAGATTTGTATCAATGGCATCTCATGAATTCAGAACTCCGCTTTCCACAATTTTATCTTCCGCCGCTCTTCTGTCAAGATATACCGAAGCTGCCCAACAGGAAAATCGAGATAAGCATATCTTAAAAATTAAAGCAGCAGTCTACCATCTTACGGGCATCCTGAATGATTTTTTATCACTCAGCAAAGTAGATGAAGGCAAGATTGTGGTTCATTCAGAACTTTTCAATTTAAAAAATATGGGGACCGAGTTAATAGAGGAATTGAGTACTTTACTGAAAGAAAAACAACAGATCAACTATAGTTTCATTGGTTCTGAAGAAATGATATGTACAGATGCCAAAATTTTGAAAAATGTCCTGATTAATATTTTAGCAAATGCAATCAAATATTCAGAAGCTGGAACAGAAATCAATTTTGATATCATCAGAGATAGTAAGTTTTCCTGTATCCATGTGAAAGACCAGGGAATCGGCATCCCGGAAGCAGACCAGAAGTATTTGTTCGAACGGTTTTTCAGAGCCAGTAACGTTACAAATATGGAAGGTACAGGTCTCGGGTTGCACATTGTCAAAAAATATTTGGAATTGCTTAATGCCGAAATTACATACTCCAGCAGAATCAATGAAGGAAGTACATTTACTATCACAATACCTGAAAATTAA